The Astyanax mexicanus isolate ESR-SI-001 chromosome 20, AstMex3_surface, whole genome shotgun sequence genome contains a region encoding:
- the LOC103032455 gene encoding protein FAM222A — MLACLQRRQNQLAQHPVCASKILDTPINQKSDLSSMQGPRYPSAAELDAYAQKTADSPLSIKIFPSNIRVPQHKQISRTVNGLDTTGQRFSPYSHPYSGGYQGLLAIVKAPTVTKGVVKSSDGKRTKLSPIQMAVAPYAPPSNSSVANRHRLRPYNMELCKPPEVPNIAAPPNVVVAASAVTLSGGQSLALAPHSDHMAHGMVRQMARTSHAQGLQAPGEVHSSPSHQAATAVADSTFGMAGPPQSSLAYSGAVLPTQTADMAKASGYLDSMDYALWQSKQQRHNNHHHHHNHHNHHHNHHHHQQHQQQQQQQKQQQQQQQHYQQGTLRMYSASGSSGGSSSTRAAISRSPDVCLPTGSTQLPYRAHALSTGTGSGILDKVGSSPLNCAAMHGEFSVGQFFAPPWNSVLATPNSDCYNPQELPPGSIALGHPHAHAHTQRHPQQQQHQYPGDRTSGPALCCGLPGRGLCQASLLSSSLQSLECLISEIHPPCIKERMLGRGYEAVAVPHLLEHQPTHIQLPVFR; from the coding sequence gTGATCTGAGCTCCATGCAGGGCCCGCGGTACCCCTCCGCTGCCGAGCTGGACGCTTACGCACAGAAGACTGCAGACAGTCCCCTATCCATCAAGATTTTCCCCTCCAACATCAGGGTCCCTCAGCACAAACAGATCAGCCGGACTGTGAATGGCTTGGACACCACAGGCCAGCGCTTTAGCCCTTACTCCCACCCCTACTCTGGTGGCTACCAGGGCTTGCTGGCCATCGTCAAAGCTCCCACCGTGACCAAAGGCGTGGTGAAGAGCTCGGACGGCAAGAGGACTAAACTGTCACCCATCCAAATGGCGGTGGCGCCCTACGCGCCGCCCAGCAACAGCAGCGTCGCCAACAGGCACAGGCTGAGGCCGTACAACATGGAGCTTTGCAAACCTCCCGAGGTGCCCAACATCGCAGCACCTCCCAACGTTGTGGTGGCGGCTTCTGCTGTGACTCTTTCCGGTGGGCAGAGCTTAGCGCTGGCTCCCCACTCCGACCACATGGCCCACGGCATGGTGAGGCAGATGGCCAGGACCTCTCACGCACAGGGCCTGCAGGCACCTGGAGAAGTCCATTCCAGCCCGTCCCACCAGGCGGCCACGGCCGTGGCAGACTCCACCTTTGGCATGGCTGGCCCTCCTCAGAGCAGCTTGGCGTATTCGGGAGCCGTGCTGCCCACTCAGACCGCTGACATGGCCAAGGCTTCGGGATACTTGGACAGTATGGATTACGCTTTATGGCAGAGCAAGCAGCAGAGACATAataatcaccaccatcaccataatcaccataaccatcatcataatcatcatcatcatcaacagcatcaacaacaacagcagcagcagaaacaacaacaacagcagcagcagcactatcaGCAGGGCACCCTGCGCATGTACAGTGCCAGCGGCAGCagtggcggcagcagcagcaccagagcTGCCATTAGCAGGTCTCCAGATGTCTGCCTCCCAACAGGATCCACCCAACTCCCCTACAGGGCCCATGCGCTCAGCACAGGAACGGGCTCTGGCATCCTGGACAAGGTTGGCTCCTCTCCTCTGAACTGTGCAGCCATGCACGGCGAGTTTTCCGTCGGCCAGTTCTTCGCGCCACCTTGGAACAGTGTTCTAGCCACACCCAACAGCGACTGTTACAATCCACAGGAGCTGCCGCCGGGCTCCATAGCACTCGGGCACCCCCACGCTCACGCACACACCCAGCGCcaccctcagcagcagcagcatcagtaccCAGGTGACCGCACCTCCGGCCCGGCTCTGTGCTGCGGGCTGCCCGGTCGCGGCCTGTGCCAGGCGTCGCTCCTCAGCAGCAGCCTGCAGTCTCTGGAGTGCCTGATCAGCGAGATTCACCCGCCCTGCATCAAGGAGCGCATGCTGGGCCGGGGCTACGAAGCTGTGGCTGTTCCGCACCTCCTCGAGCACCAGCCCACGCATATCCAGCTGCCTGTGTTCAGATAG